GCAAATGCAACGATCGACCGTGAAGATATCAGCAATCGGACAAAATATCCCCGGATATCGGGGCCAAACTCTTTCCAGTATTGGGATGTATACCGAAGATATGGACTCACAGCAGGGTCTCGGCAACGATCATCCCGTGGTCGAGCTCGAACCGGACGACTTCGGCGGCTACGAGCTGTTCGTGACGCTCGGACGGCTGGTCACGCCGCGTCCGGTCGGCTGGATTTCGACCGTGAGCGAGGACGGCCAGGACAACGTCGCGCCGTACAGTTTCGTCACGCCGGCCAGCGTCGACCCGCCGGTCCTCGTGTTCACCGCAGCAGACCACCAGAACGGGGAGATGAAAGATACCGCACGCAACGCCATCGACACCGGCGAGTTCGTCTACAACGTCTTCACGGCCGGGCTGCTCGACGAGATGAACGACAGCGCTGCTGACGTCGACGACTCGGAGTTCGAGACGGCCGACATCGACCACACCGACAGCGAGGTCGTCGAACCCAGGCGCGTCGTCGGCTGTCCGGCCTGGCTCGAGTGTTCGGTCCGCGAGACCATGGAGATCGAGGGTACGCAGGTCGTCTTCGGCGACGTCGAGCACGTGGGCATCCGGGAAGACTATCTCGACGACGCCGACCTCCCCGACGTCGAACACATCGAACAGCGCGTGCTCGGACATCTCATCGACGAGCATTACACGCGTCTGGAACTGCTCGAAAAACAGCAGCCGGAGTGATACTGGTGGCTATCCGTTCGTAACGATATCCGGTACGACGGCGTGCCAGATCAGTTCGAAACGGTATCGCCACCAGTATGGATTTCTTCCCGACCGCCCGACGAGGTGGTCGACGCGGAACACGACGGATACGATCAGTCGTCGCCGGACATCGGCGGCGAGTCGCTGGACCAGCGGTCCCGGGCGCGGTCGAGCGCCGAGTCGAAGGCGTCCTCGCCCTCGGAGAGGCGCTCCCAGTCAGTCAGTCCACGCTCATCGCGCGTGCCGGGGACCGTGTTGTCGAGCACGAACGCGATGATGCCGCCGACGGCCATCTCGACGCCGCCGACGATGTACACCGTCCGGGAGACGAGTTCGGTCTCGAGGATCCCGCCGAGCAGCGGCACGCCGCCGACTCCCTGTCGGAAGAGCTCGTATCCGCTGTCGACAGCGTCCATCGAGCCCGCGGCGGCGTCGAGGTTGCCGAAGTACGTCGGGACAGCCATCCCGGCAAACAGCGCGATCCCGATGATGAAGAGGTTCCGCGAGGAGTCCAGATCGACGTACTTCAGGTTCGAGAGCCCGACGGCGACGATCTGGCCGAACATGGCGATGTAGAGCCCGCCGACGATCGGGCCGGGGATCGTGGCGATGACCCGACCGAAAAACGGGATCACGCCGACGATCAACATGGCGACCGCGCCGATCTGGACGACGAACCGCGACGCGACGCCGGTGAGCCCGATCGCACCGATGTTTTCCGAGTACGACGTCGACCCGCCCGTGCCCATCAGCCCGGCGAAGACGTTGGCGATGCCCTCCATGCCGATGCCGTGGTTGATCCGGCGCTTCGAGGGCGCACCGACGCCGGAGATCCGAGAGACAGCGTGATAGTCGGCGAACGACTCGATGATCGAGGCGAGCACGCCCGCGAACATACCGATCGCGAAGGAGAGTTCGAACCGCGGCAGCCCCCACTGCAGCGGGTAAGGGACGTACACGAGCGTCTCGGTGCTCAGTTCGCCGAAGTCGATCGCGGCGGGGTCTCCTGCAGGGATAACGCCTGTCGCCGAGCCGACGGCCGCGACGAGCCACGCGCCCGCGATCCCGAGCAGGACAGGATAGAGGGAGAACACCCGCGAGACCCGATCGAGGTATTGCGAGAAGACGACGATGAAAAGCAGCGTCAGTCCGAGGAGATACCAGTTGTTCGTCGCGGCGGTGACGTCGCCCGTCGAGAACAGCGACAGGCCGATCAGCGCCACGACCGGCGCGACGACGACCGGCGAGAGGTACTCCCTGATCTTGCCGACGAGGCCGAAATAGCCGATGACGATTTCGG
This window of the Halapricum desulfuricans genome carries:
- a CDS encoding flavin reductase family protein, yielding MDSQQGLGNDHPVVELEPDDFGGYELFVTLGRLVTPRPVGWISTVSEDGQDNVAPYSFVTPASVDPPVLVFTAADHQNGEMKDTARNAIDTGEFVYNVFTAGLLDEMNDSAADVDDSEFETADIDHTDSEVVEPRRVVGCPAWLECSVRETMEIEGTQVVFGDVEHVGIREDYLDDADLPDVEHIEQRVLGHLIDEHYTRLELLEKQQPE
- a CDS encoding uracil-xanthine permease family protein; translation: MGDSESDALVKYGIEDRPPLRRSILLGVQHYLTMIGANIAVPLILISFLGEGMPASAQAKFIGTFFVVSGVATLAQTTFGNRYPIVQGAPFSMLAPAVAILAAAPLLEGMVGWESRLLFLQGAIITAGAAEIVIGYFGLVGKIREYLSPVVVAPVVALIGLSLFSTGDVTAATNNWYLLGLTLLFIVVFSQYLDRVSRVFSLYPVLLGIAGAWLVAAVGSATGVIPAGDPAAIDFGELSTETLVYVPYPLQWGLPRFELSFAIGMFAGVLASIIESFADYHAVSRISGVGAPSKRRINHGIGMEGIANVFAGLMGTGGSTSYSENIGAIGLTGVASRFVVQIGAVAMLIVGVIPFFGRVIATIPGPIVGGLYIAMFGQIVAVGLSNLKYVDLDSSRNLFIIGIALFAGMAVPTYFGNLDAAAGSMDAVDSGYELFRQGVGGVPLLGGILETELVSRTVYIVGGVEMAVGGIIAFVLDNTVPGTRDERGLTDWERLSEGEDAFDSALDRARDRWSSDSPPMSGDD